The segment GACCGGTCGGTCGTCATACCACCTCGGCGCGCGCGCGTGCGACACAACGGCGACTGCTGCAGGAGATTAGTCGCAGCGCTAACCGATCGTAGAACGCAATAGGCCCGTGTGGCCCGGCCCAGTGCGGTGTTGAAGCGTCTGTCGCTCTCCCATGAACACCTCTTTGCCTCGTCGCGAATTTCTCCGCGTCGCCGCCGGCGCCGCGTTGCTCGGGTCCTCCTGCCGCTTGCTCGCCCAAACGCCCACGCCGACCGCCGCCACCGCGCCCGAGTCCGAAGAGGTCGCCCGGCTCAAGCGCCAGCTCGAAGCGCAGCGCGCCGGCTCGATCCGGCTGCTCATCGAGCTCTACGACAAGCACGGCGCGCCGCTCCTCGACACGATCGCGGCGTTCACCGCAGCGGAGTGGCAGGCGCGGCTCGAGCAGAGACCGTTCTCCGGCCCACGCGACCTGCAGGCGGTCAAAACCGGTTTGTGGTCCACGCTGCCGCCCAGCTTCAAATTTGAGACGCTCGAGGACACCCCGCAGCGGCTGCGTTTCCGGGTGACGGAGTGTCCCGTAGCGGCCGAGATGAAGCAGCGGCAGGTGCCGCCTGCGCTCGGCTACGCGCTCAACTGCGCCTCCGATTCCGGCGTCGCCGCGGGGGTGAACCCGCAGATCAAGTTCTCCCGGACGAAGACGCTGATGCAGGGCGACGAGTGTTGCGATCACTGCTACGAGTTCGCTGCCACCTGAGCGCGGCGCGGGCGTCCCGCCCGTGAGAGCGCCGCTCGCGCGCCGTAGCAGCACGCAGGTCATGCGCGCGGTTCACGGACACGATGCGCGTGGCCCGACGCGTTCTCCGCCGCCACCACGCGTTCACGATTTTTTGGAGTTCACGCGGGGTCCACAACGCTCTATGCTCGGGCCGCGCCACACGTCCGCAACGCGCGGCGCGAACGTTCACCCATGAACCCCTGACCTCCTTCCGTCGCGCCGCCTTCGCGCGCGCGGCGGGATCGCATCTCCCCTGTCGGGCACATTCGCCGCGGATGGCCGGCTCCGCTGCTCGCGCGGCCGTCCCATGAGCGAGCTGGCTTTACACATCGAACGGCTCCCGCGGATGCACGTCGCCACGGTGCGCGCCGTCAGCGCCACGCCGGAAAAGGATGCGTGGCAAAAACTCCGTGCATGGGCCGAACCGCGCGGGCTGCTGCGACAGCCCAAGCTCCATCCGGTTTTCGGTTTCAACAATCCCGGACCCGCGCCAGGCCATTCCGCCTACGGCTACGAGTTTTGGATTCGCGTCGATCCGCATTCGCACCCGGCCGGCGACGTCGAGCTAAAGGAGTTCCCCGGCGGGCTTTATGCCGTAACGACTTGCCGGCTGGTCAGCGATCCGGCAGGGCCGCTTGGTGAGGTCTGGCGGCGGCTGTGGGATCAGGTGCAGGCCGGCCCCTACCGCTGGCGCCGCACCCACGAACTCGAGCACCCGCACGATCCGCTCGCGACCGACGCCGTCATGGTGCTCGACCTCTATTTGCCGATCGAGCCCTGCGAAACCCCGCCCGAACCGCCGCCTTCGGATCCCCAAGGTGACCCGGACGCGGCATAAGCCCAGCCGGGTTCGTGCCGATATTCTCCTGCATGCCTACCCCGCGATCCCTGTGCACGATTACTCTGCTCACGGCCGTCGCCTTGACTTCCCCTGTCGGCTCGGCCGCGGCTCCGATCGAGCCTGACCTGAAAGGACTGCCCACTGGCACCGGCTGGCGGTTTTTCAACCGCACCGCCGTGATGCTCGATGAACCCGGTCGCACCGCCATTCGTCTGACCGGCGGCGCCGGACTGGGCCTCGCGATCCTCGACGGGTTCAGCTTCCAGGAAGGAACCATCGAATTCGACGTGCGCGGCAAAGCTCCGCCCACCGAAAGCTATGTCGGTCTCGCTCTGTTCGGCATCGACGAAACCACCTTTGACGCGGTCTATTTCAAGCCGTTCAATTTCATCAGCGATGACGAGGTGCGGCGCAGCCGCGCCGTGCAATACGTCGCGATGCCGACTTACAACTGGGCGCAGCTGCGCAAGCGCTACCCCGGCATGCACGAACGGCCGGTGATGCCCGTGCCGGATCCCGCCGGCTGGTTTCACGTCACGATCGTGGTCGGCGCCGGCCGGATTCGCGCCTTCGTCGAGAACAGCTCCGAACCGTGCCTGGATATCAAAAAGCTGAGCACGCAGGACCGGGGTTGGATCGCGTTCTGGGTCAGCAATGGATCGGAAGGCGACTTCGCGAATCTGAAGATAACCGTGCCCTGACCGGTCGACCGCCGTCGGTGCGGTTCACGTGCCTCGATGGCGGCGGCGCTGCGCGTATCGCGGCGTGGGCTGCACGCTCCCGCGCACCGTCATCGGGTCGTGCGTCGCTTCGTGCGCCGCTGCAACTTTCCGCGTGCTCACGGGTGCTGTAGGCCTCGCGTCGCATTCCGCGGCGTGGCCTCACCATGCCCTCGTTCCTCCAAGACCTACGTTTCTCGCTGCGGCTGCTCGCCCGCACCCCGGCCTTCACCGTCGCCGCGATCGCCGTGCTCGCGCTCGGGATCGGCGCCAACACCGCCATCTTCAGCCTCGTCCACCAGCTGATCTGGAGCCCGCGGCCGTTCGCCGAGCCGGACCAGATCGTCCAGCTGTATTCTCAGGACAAAAAGAATCCGCAGAATTTCCGGCTGTTCTCCTACCCGACCTATCGCGACCTCGCGGCACAGAACGAGGTGTTCACCGACGTGCTCGCGCACAATCTCGCCATGGTCGGCATCGGCGAGGGCGCCGGCGCGCGGCGCAGTTTCGCCGCGCTCGTTAGCTCGAACTACTTCTCCGTCCTCGGCGTGGCGCTGCCGCAGGGGCGGGCGTTCACGCCGGAGGAGGAACGACCGTCGAGCAACATTCCGGTGGTGATCGCGAGCCATCTTTACTGGAAGCACACGGGCTTCGATCCCGCGCTTGTCGGCAAGACCATCCGGGTGAACGAACGGTTGTTCACCGTCGTGGGCATTACGCCCGAGCACTTCTCCGGCACGATGATGCTCCTCGGCGCCGAGCTGTATTTCCCGCTCGGCATGTATGACTCGCTCGCGGGCGATTTCATGAAGGGCCATTCGGACCGGACGCTCGAGCGACGCGATGCGAACCAACTCTTCCTGCTCGGCCGGCTGAAGCCGGGACTGACGGTCGCCACCGCCCAGGCGTCGCTGCAGATGCTCGCGACGAGCCTGGAGCAAAGTTATCCGGCCGAGCAGAAGGACCAAACGCTGCTGGTCGGAGCCCTGCCGCGCAACAGCACCAGCGTGGCACCGCAGCGCGAAAACCAGCTCACGGTGATCGGAATGTTGCTGGTCGGCATGGCCGGCATCGTGCTCCTGATCGCGTGTCTCAACCTCGCCAATCTGCTGCTCGCGCGTGGCCACGCCCGGCGGAAGGAATTCGCGATCCGACTCGCGCTCGGCGGCGGCCGGCGGCGGCTCGTGCGCCAGTTGCTCACGGAAGGCCTGGTGCTTGCGCTGCTCGGTGGCGCGGCCGGGCTGGTGCTCGCGATCTGGGGCAACGGGCTGCTGCTCAACTCCGTCGCGAGCAAGATGCCGCTGGCGCTGTTCTTCGAGGATAGTGTTCAACCGGCAGTGCTCGCAGCGACGCTGGGGTTCTGCGCGCTGGCGGTATTCGGGTTCGCGCTCGGCCCGGCGTTGCGGCTGACGCGCACCACCACGATCGATGATCTCAAGGAACAGGCCGGCGAGGATCCGGCGACGCATCGCCGCCGACTGCGCTGGCTGCCGCGGCATCCGCTGGTGGTGGCGCAGCTCGCGCTCTCGCTTGGGCTGCTGTGCACCGCCGCGCTTTTTGTCCGCGGCGCACTCAAGGCAGGCAGCATCGAAACCGGTTTCAAGGCGGACGAGACGCTGCTCGTCGAGGTCGACGCGGCGCTCGGCGGCTACGACCAGACGCGGGCGCTGCAGGCTTACCGCGCCGTGAATGAGCGGCTCGCCGCGCTGCCCGGCGTGCAGGCTGCGAGCATCGGCACCGTCGTACCGTTCGGGATGATCAGCCTGGGCAAAGATGTCCGTCGCGCCGGGCTTCGACCGGAACCTGGCGCGCATCCGGCCACCGCCGCTGAAGGCCGGAGTTACTCCGCCAACTGGACCAGCGTCGGCGCCGGCTATTTTTCCGCGATGGGACTGCCGCTGCTGCGCGGCCGCAGCTTCAGCGCAACGGAAACGGACGCGCCGGGCGCACCCCTGGTCGCCGTCATCGACGAAAACCTCGCGCGACAACTTTATCCGGACGGCGAGGCACTGGGACAGCGGATCGAATTCGGTCGCGGCGACATCGAACCACCTTCCGCCTCGGAGCAGCCGGCGGGCGATGCGCGCACCCCGAAGACGATGGAGATCGTCGGCATCGTGCCGGCGACGCGCTGGGATTTGTTCGACGCCGCCGAGGCCGGCGCCGTCTACGTGCCGTTTGCGCAAGGATTCCAGAGCAATGCGTTTTTCCACGTGCGCGCAGCCACTGCCTCGCCGGAGGCACGCCTTGCGCTGGTCGATGCGATTCGCCGCGAAATCCGCGCCGCCGCTCCCGCGGTGCCATCGTTCACCGCGCGAACCTTCCGCCAGCATCTCGAGGCCAGTCTGCAGCTGTGGGTCGTCCGCACCGGCGCAACGCTGTTCGGTCTGTTCGGCGCGCTCGCGCTCGTACTCGCCGCCGTGGGCATCTACGGCGTGAAGAGCTACGCGGTGACGCGGCGCACGCGCGAGATCGGCATTCGCGTCGCGCTCGGCGCCGCGCCGGCGACCGTACGCTGGATGATTCTGCGCGAGGGGCTTGTCACCACGCTGGCGGGTCTCGCGTGCGGGTTGCTGCTCGCGCTGGCGCTGGGCGCGGCGTGCGCCGGGATCCTTTATCAGGTCAGCGCGGTGGATCCGTTCGCGTTCACCTTCGCGCCGCTGGTGCTGGCTCTCGCCGCGTTGCTCGCTTGCTGGCTGCCGGCCCGGCGCGCCACGCGCGTCAGCCCGATGACCGCGCTGCGGACGGAATGAAGCGATGGCGAACCTCCAACAGCGAACTCTGAACGTCGAACTTCGAACGCTCGAACGCGGTTCCCTCGGTCACGGCCCGATCTCCTATGTTGAACGTCCGATGTTCGACGTTCGATGTTCAGCGTTCGGTATTCCGTCCTCACCCCAGCTTCACATACGGCTCGATCGGCCGGAAGCCTCCAGCGGTGCAGGCGACGTCGCGCTCGGCCGGATCGGCAAAAAGATAAACGGCATAGCCGCCAAACCCGCCGCCGCAGTATTTCGCCGCGAGCGGTCGCGGGGTGCGGCCAGGCGCCTCGATGCCGGGGAGCGGTTGCATGCCTTCGGCGCGCTGGACCGCATACGACTGCCGCACAGCTTCCGCCAGCAGCGCAAGGTCGCCGCGCCACACCGCCTCGCGAGCGACGACGCTGGCGCGCGCGATCGCCTCGTAGTCGCGGCGATTGTTGGCCAGATCCGGCGTCGCGTGTGGCCGACCGGTCCAATACAGCGCCATCCGGCCGCGCAGAAACGCACCCTCAAGCTTGATCTCGAGGCTCGGCCGCGGGCCGCTGCGCCAGACGCACAGCCCCGTCTCCGCCACGATTGCCGGATCCTGCCAGCCCACTCCGAGGCCCAGTTCCGACGCGATGCCATCCTGGCCGTTCAGCATCGCCCACGCGCCGCTTCCGCCCAGCCCGGCATTGCGCTCGTAGGGCCAGTCGCGCAACGACACCAGCGGCGAGATCGCGCAGTTCACGACGTAAGCGCCGTCTCGCGCATACCGCGGCACGTCCAGCCAGCCGCCGGCGAAATCCACGCGCAGCGGCGCCGCTTCGGGTGCGCGGATGAAGCGCACGATCTGCGTCGTCGAGACCGGCGAGAACTGCGGCGGCGTCTTCGGCAGCACCACGTAGCGCGCACCCACCTCGGCGCAGAGCGACTTTTTCAACGGCGTGTATTTGTCGTCTTCCGTGACCGCCAGAATCTCCGGGCGCAGCTGCAGGAAGTCGTCTTTGAAATCCAGTCCCTCCTCCATCCCGCGTCCAACCACGACGGCGTCGACCATTTTGAGGCCCTCGAGCAGCGCACGCTTGTGGTCGTCCGGCAGCGAGCTGCGGCGCTGCTTGTGCCGCCACAGCACCTCCGAGGAGGCGAACGAAACAGTCAGGTGATCGCCCAGCGCCCGGGCCTCGCGGAAGAACTGCAGGTGGCCGGCGTGCAGGATGTCGTAGCAGCCGGAAACGAAGACGTGAATCATGGAGGCACCGCAACGAGGCCGCGCCGGGCTGGTTACGTCAATCCGTCTTATGCCGCGGCAACTCCGGCGGCACGATCAGCTTTGGGAAGACGCGAGGTGCTGCGGTGGCACGGGCATCCTTGCCCGTGTCGTGGCATGGGCGTCTCGCCCATGTTGGCGGCGCGGAGCGCCGTCCACGGGCAAGATGCCCGTGGCACGTTCCCGCCCGCGCCAGCCCCGAGCCCGCTTTCCCAAT is part of the Opitutus terrae PB90-1 genome and harbors:
- a CDS encoding L-2-amino-thiazoline-4-carboxylic acid hydrolase; this translates as MNTSLPRREFLRVAAGAALLGSSCRLLAQTPTPTAATAPESEEVARLKRQLEAQRAGSIRLLIELYDKHGAPLLDTIAAFTAAEWQARLEQRPFSGPRDLQAVKTGLWSTLPPSFKFETLEDTPQRLRFRVTECPVAAEMKQRQVPPALGYALNCASDSGVAAGVNPQIKFSRTKTLMQGDECCDHCYEFAAT
- a CDS encoding GyrI-like domain-containing protein; the protein is MSELALHIERLPRMHVATVRAVSATPEKDAWQKLRAWAEPRGLLRQPKLHPVFGFNNPGPAPGHSAYGYEFWIRVDPHSHPAGDVELKEFPGGLYAVTTCRLVSDPAGPLGEVWRRLWDQVQAGPYRWRRTHELEHPHDPLATDAVMVLDLYLPIEPCETPPEPPPSDPQGDPDAA
- a CDS encoding ADOP family duplicated permease, translating into MPSFLQDLRFSLRLLARTPAFTVAAIAVLALGIGANTAIFSLVHQLIWSPRPFAEPDQIVQLYSQDKKNPQNFRLFSYPTYRDLAAQNEVFTDVLAHNLAMVGIGEGAGARRSFAALVSSNYFSVLGVALPQGRAFTPEEERPSSNIPVVIASHLYWKHTGFDPALVGKTIRVNERLFTVVGITPEHFSGTMMLLGAELYFPLGMYDSLAGDFMKGHSDRTLERRDANQLFLLGRLKPGLTVATAQASLQMLATSLEQSYPAEQKDQTLLVGALPRNSTSVAPQRENQLTVIGMLLVGMAGIVLLIACLNLANLLLARGHARRKEFAIRLALGGGRRRLVRQLLTEGLVLALLGGAAGLVLAIWGNGLLLNSVASKMPLALFFEDSVQPAVLAATLGFCALAVFGFALGPALRLTRTTTIDDLKEQAGEDPATHRRRLRWLPRHPLVVAQLALSLGLLCTAALFVRGALKAGSIETGFKADETLLVEVDAALGGYDQTRALQAYRAVNERLAALPGVQAASIGTVVPFGMISLGKDVRRAGLRPEPGAHPATAAEGRSYSANWTSVGAGYFSAMGLPLLRGRSFSATETDAPGAPLVAVIDENLARQLYPDGEALGQRIEFGRGDIEPPSASEQPAGDARTPKTMEIVGIVPATRWDLFDAAEAGAVYVPFAQGFQSNAFFHVRAATASPEARLALVDAIRREIRAAAPAVPSFTARTFRQHLEASLQLWVVRTGATLFGLFGALALVLAAVGIYGVKSYAVTRRTREIGIRVALGAAPATVRWMILREGLVTTLAGLACGLLLALALGAACAGILYQVSAVDPFAFTFAPLVLALAALLACWLPARRATRVSPMTALRTE
- a CDS encoding adenylyltransferase/cytidyltransferase family protein, which translates into the protein MIHVFVSGCYDILHAGHLQFFREARALGDHLTVSFASSEVLWRHKQRRSSLPDDHKRALLEGLKMVDAVVVGRGMEEGLDFKDDFLQLRPEILAVTEDDKYTPLKKSLCAEVGARYVVLPKTPPQFSPVSTTQIVRFIRAPEAAPLRVDFAGGWLDVPRYARDGAYVVNCAISPLVSLRDWPYERNAGLGGSGAWAMLNGQDGIASELGLGVGWQDPAIVAETGLCVWRSGPRPSLEIKLEGAFLRGRMALYWTGRPHATPDLANNRRDYEAIARASVVAREAVWRGDLALLAEAVRQSYAVQRAEGMQPLPGIEAPGRTPRPLAAKYCGGGFGGYAVYLFADPAERDVACTAGGFRPIEPYVKLG